From a region of the Mycobacterium sp. SMC-8 genome:
- the ruvC gene encoding crossover junction endodeoxyribonuclease RuvC produces the protein MRVMGVDPGLTRCGLSVIESGRGRQVIALDVDVVRTPADHPLAHRLLAISDAVEHWLDTHRPDVLAIERVFSNQNANTAMGTAQAGGVIALAAARRDIDVHFHTPSEVKAAVTGNGRADKAQVTEMVTRILALQQKPTPADAADALALAICHCWRAPMIARMAEAEAMAAEQRRKYRATLNAKAKQSRMSRSAR, from the coding sequence GTGCGAGTGATGGGTGTCGACCCCGGCCTGACCAGGTGCGGGTTGTCGGTCATCGAGAGCGGTAGGGGCCGTCAGGTCATCGCGCTCGACGTCGATGTGGTGCGCACGCCCGCCGATCATCCGTTGGCGCACCGTCTGCTCGCCATCAGTGACGCCGTCGAACACTGGCTGGACACCCACCGCCCGGATGTGCTCGCCATCGAACGGGTGTTCTCCAACCAGAACGCCAACACCGCGATGGGCACCGCGCAGGCCGGCGGGGTGATCGCGCTGGCGGCGGCGCGCCGCGACATCGACGTGCACTTTCACACACCCAGCGAGGTCAAGGCCGCGGTCACCGGCAACGGACGCGCCGACAAGGCCCAGGTCACCGAGATGGTCACCAGAATTCTTGCGCTGCAACAGAAACCGACTCCCGCCGATGCCGCCGACGCGCTGGCACTTGCCATCTGCCACTGCTGGCGGGCACCGATGATCGCCCGGATGGCCGAAGCGGAGGCGATGGCCGCCGAGCAGCGCCGCAAGTACCGGGCCACCCTCAACGCGAAGGCCAAGCAGAGCCGGATGTCCCGGAGTGCGCGGTGA
- the ruvA gene encoding Holliday junction branch migration protein RuvA — protein MIAAVRGEVLDIALDHVVIEAAGVGYKVMATPATLATLRRGVEARLITAMIVREDSMTLYGFADSDARDLFLTLLGVSGIGPSIALGALAMYDGPTLRQAIGDGDVTALTRIPKVGKKTAELLVLTLRDKVGASGPAGVVAGGGHGIRGPVVEALVGLGFAQKQAEEATDKVLANDPEATTSSALRAALSMLGKK, from the coding sequence GTGATCGCCGCGGTCCGGGGTGAGGTCCTCGACATCGCCCTCGATCACGTCGTCATCGAGGCGGCCGGGGTCGGCTACAAGGTGATGGCCACCCCCGCCACCCTGGCGACGCTGCGACGCGGCGTCGAGGCGCGGCTGATCACCGCGATGATCGTCCGCGAAGACTCGATGACGCTCTATGGCTTCGCCGACTCCGACGCCCGGGATTTGTTCCTGACGCTGCTCGGCGTGTCCGGGATCGGACCGAGCATCGCCCTCGGTGCGCTGGCCATGTACGACGGTCCCACGCTGCGGCAGGCGATCGGCGACGGGGACGTCACCGCGTTGACCCGGATCCCGAAGGTCGGCAAGAAGACCGCCGAACTTCTGGTGCTGACCCTGCGCGACAAGGTCGGTGCGTCCGGCCCGGCCGGGGTCGTCGCCGGCGGCGGACACGGTATCCGCGGCCCCGTCGTGGAAGCCCTCGTCGGGTTGGGCTTCGCGCAGAAGCAGGCCGAGGAGGCCACCGACAAGGTGCTCGCCAACGATCCGGAGGCCACCACCTCCAGCGCGCTGCGCGCGGCGCTGTCGATGCTGGGGAAGAAGTAG